In a genomic window of Tissierella sp. Yu-01:
- a CDS encoding GntR family transcriptional regulator, with protein sequence MKFENNLPIYVQIVDYLKRQIISGILKEGDKLPSVREIATELKVNPNTVQRSYQELERENLVFTQRGMGTFVTEDKKVIKELKKNLANNVLNNFIDDMKALGFSSKDIVELINERVREEK encoded by the coding sequence ATGAAATTTGAAAACAATCTTCCTATTTATGTTCAAATTGTAGATTATCTGAAAAGACAAATTATATCTGGTATTTTAAAGGAGGGCGACAAATTGCCATCAGTTAGAGAAATTGCCACTGAATTAAAGGTAAATCCAAATACAGTACAACGAAGCTATCAGGAATTAGAGAGAGAAAATTTAGTTTTTACCCAAAGGGGTATGGGAACCTTTGTAACGGAGGATAAAAAAGTGATAAAAGAACTAAAGAAAAATTTGGCTAATAATGTTTTGAATAATTTTATAGATGATATGAAAGCTCTGGGTTTTAGTTCAAAGGATATTGTGGAACTTATAAATGAAAGAGTGAGGGAGGAAAAATAA
- a CDS encoding ABC transporter ATP-binding protein, with amino-acid sequence MYEVENIVEIKNLTKSYGKKLALNNLNMNIEKGKVVGILGPNGSGKTTLIKILVGILRQTKGEILIDGHKPGVQTKSIVSYLPDRNFLYEWMNIQDAIDMYKDFYADFDEKKCDDLLKFMKLERDMKVNSLSKGMKEKLNLTLVLSRKAKLYILDEPIAGVDPVARDQILDAIINNYEENSSMIITTHLVRDMEKIFDEVSFISDGEIILEGNAEKLREEKSMQIDDLYKEIFG; translated from the coding sequence ATGTATGAAGTTGAAAATATAGTTGAGATTAAAAATCTTACTAAGAGTTATGGCAAGAAACTTGCGTTAAATAATTTAAACATGAATATAGAAAAAGGTAAAGTTGTAGGTATACTTGGACCTAATGGTAGTGGAAAAACTACATTGATTAAGATTTTAGTAGGGATATTGAGACAAACAAAGGGTGAAATTTTAATTGATGGGCACAAACCAGGTGTTCAAACAAAATCAATTGTATCATATCTTCCAGATAGGAACTTTCTATATGAGTGGATGAATATACAGGATGCTATAGATATGTACAAAGATTTTTATGCTGATTTTGATGAAAAAAAGTGTGATGATCTTTTGAAGTTTATGAAACTTGAACGAGATATGAAGGTTAATAGTTTATCTAAGGGAATGAAGGAAAAGTTAAATTTAACATTAGTATTATCTAGAAAAGCAAAACTTTATATTCTTGATGAGCCAATTGCAGGAGTTGACCCAGTTGCCAGAGATCAGATTTTAGATGCAATAATTAACAATTATGAAGAGAATAGCTCTATGATTATAACTACTCACCTAGTAAGAGATATGGAAAAAATCTTTGATGAAGTTAGTTTTATAAGTGATGGTGAGATTATTTTAGAAGGTAATGCAGAAAAATTAAGAGAAGAAAAGTCCATGCAAATCGATGATTTGTATAAGGAAATCTTCGGTTAG
- a CDS encoding MATE family efflux transporter — MKKKLGNHEFYQTLISLVLPITLQSLISSSLNMVDNLMIGKLGESAIASVGLVNQYFFVFTLCLSGFNAGAGIFISQYWGRKNSNNIRRMLGLNMILCILASLVFSIPAFLFPQSIMRIFTHDAEVIYLGVQYLRIIAVTFILTSITQAYATTLRCIGIANPPMIGSLVGVLTNAFLNWIFIYGNLGVPAMGVAGAALATSIARLVEMLIIIYAAYRTNEVIPAKIKQYFSFNMDFVKAYFQVSSAVIINELVWSLGLTCYSIIYAKIGIQEVASMQISTTINNMFMVLCTGLANSASIIVGNCIGAGNEDTAKEYSTKLSILAPVVGLITGMALWIFSPSVVGLFNIEENTVQMTINVLRIMSVFAPLRFFNVLMIVGIFRGGGDTKYSMLVQLGTIWFFAIPLGYTAAVFLKQPLEIVFAVICLEEIVKFIFEAKRLRSKKWLKNVIDNTGSLRIEMN, encoded by the coding sequence GTGAAGAAAAAATTAGGCAATCATGAATTTTATCAAACATTAATTTCTTTAGTTTTACCAATTACACTACAGAGTTTAATAAGTTCTTCATTAAATATGGTGGACAATTTAATGATAGGAAAGTTGGGAGAAAGTGCTATCGCTTCAGTTGGATTAGTAAATCAGTATTTCTTTGTATTTACTCTTTGTCTATCTGGATTTAACGCAGGAGCAGGTATATTTATTTCCCAATATTGGGGTAGAAAAAATTCTAATAATATAAGAAGAATGTTGGGATTAAATATGATTCTTTGCATTCTGGCATCATTGGTATTTTCAATACCAGCATTTTTATTCCCACAATCTATAATGAGGATATTTACACATGATGCAGAGGTTATATACTTAGGAGTTCAATACCTAAGAATAATAGCTGTTACATTTATTCTGACAAGCATTACACAAGCATATGCCACAACATTAAGATGTATAGGCATTGCAAATCCACCTATGATTGGGAGTTTAGTAGGTGTGTTAACAAATGCATTTTTAAACTGGATATTTATCTATGGTAATCTAGGAGTACCTGCTATGGGTGTTGCTGGTGCAGCCCTAGCTACAAGTATTGCAAGATTAGTTGAGATGCTTATAATTATTTATGCTGCTTATAGGACTAATGAAGTGATACCAGCAAAAATAAAACAATACTTTAGTTTTAATATGGATTTTGTAAAAGCATATTTCCAAGTATCTTCTGCTGTAATTATAAATGAATTAGTTTGGTCATTAGGTTTAACCTGCTATTCAATCATATATGCTAAGATTGGTATTCAGGAAGTAGCAAGTATGCAAATTTCAACTACTATTAACAATATGTTTATGGTTTTATGTACAGGTTTGGCCAATTCCGCTTCTATTATAGTAGGTAATTGCATAGGAGCAGGTAATGAAGATACAGCAAAAGAATATTCAACTAAATTAAGTATATTGGCACCTGTTGTTGGACTGATTACAGGTATGGCATTATGGATATTTTCGCCATCTGTTGTAGGATTATTTAATATCGAAGAAAATACAGTTCAAATGACCATAAATGTACTTAGAATAATGTCAGTATTTGCTCCCCTAAGATTCTTTAATGTATTGATGATTGTAGGTATATTTAGAGGTGGTGGAGACACTAAATATTCAATGCTTGTACAATTGGGAACAATATGGTTCTTTGCCATACCCTTAGGATATACAGCTGCAGTATTTTTAAAACAACCTCTAGAGATAGTATTTGCGGTCATATGTTTAGAGGAAATAGTTAAGTTTATATTTGAAGCAAAGAGGCTACGTTCTAAGAAATGGTTAAAGAATGTTATTGATAATACAGGCTCCTTAAGAATTGAGATGAATTAG
- a CDS encoding GTP pyrophosphokinase yields MLNKAIEIAARAHNGQLDKCGESYILHPLRVMLSRKSEVERICAVLHDVVEDTNITFNDLRKEGFSDKIIEILDCLTRRNGEDYENYITRVLNNEVACQIKLADLADNMDPNRIQCYTEKDIVRIEKYRRARERILGSIKSY; encoded by the coding sequence ATGTTAAACAAAGCTATAGAAATAGCAGCTAGAGCCCACAACGGACAATTAGATAAATGTGGGGAATCATATATATTACACCCATTGAGAGTTATGCTTAGTAGAAAAAGTGAAGTAGAGAGAATTTGTGCAGTACTTCACGATGTTGTAGAAGATACTAATATTACTTTTAATGACTTAAGAAAAGAAGGTTTCTCAGATAAAATAATAGAGATATTAGACTGTCTTACAAGAAGAAATGGAGAAGATTATGAAAATTATATAACTAGAGTTTTAAACAATGAAGTAGCATGTCAAATAAAATTAGCTGATTTAGCTGATAATATGGATCCTAATAGGATACAATGCTATACAGAAAAGGATATTGTAAGGATAGAGAAATATAGGAGAGCTAGAGAGAGAATATTAGGAAGTATAAAAAGTTATTAA
- a CDS encoding phosphotransferase, with protein sequence MKPILKGWSDDEKYYLEDEKGVKFLLRLTDISLYEKKLKEFENIKQLSKLDFNMSKPLEFGTCDGNKKVYSILTWIDGDDAIESLLKLSETTQYKLGYKAGQILREIHTLRPVKVIQPWEKTINIKINKTIEFYNDCGFKIEDDETIINYILDNERYLKARPITFQHGDYHLGNMIITVEGDLGIIDFNRSSYGDPWEEYDRFIFTWKESRFFARGQLDGYFDNNVPEEFFKVMSIYNARNLIASIPWSLNFGAEDLRTAVENAKLVYDAYDGFTSCIPDWYRRAK encoded by the coding sequence ATGAAGCCAATTCTAAAGGGGTGGTCTGATGACGAAAAATATTATTTGGAAGATGAAAAAGGTGTTAAATTTCTACTTAGATTAACTGATATAAGTTTATATGAGAAGAAGCTTAAGGAATTTGAAAATATAAAGCAGTTGTCAAAATTAGATTTTAATATGTCTAAACCTTTAGAATTTGGTACTTGCGATGGAAATAAAAAAGTATATTCAATTTTAACATGGATAGATGGAGATGACGCAATTGAGAGTTTGCTAAAGCTTAGTGAGACAACACAATATAAGCTTGGCTATAAAGCTGGACAAATTCTCAGGGAAATTCATACTCTTAGACCTGTTAAGGTAATACAGCCTTGGGAGAAAACTATTAACATAAAAATTAATAAAACTATAGAATTTTATAATGACTGTGGATTTAAAATTGAAGATGATGAAACTATTATTAATTACATATTAGATAATGAAAGATATTTAAAAGCTAGACCTATTACATTTCAACATGGTGATTATCACCTGGGAAATATGATAATAACTGTGGAAGGAGATTTAGGAATTATCGATTTTAATAGGTCCTCTTATGGAGATCCTTGGGAGGAATATGATAGATTTATTTTTACATGGAAAGAGAGTAGATTTTTTGCCAGAGGACAACTAGATGGTTATTTTGATAATAATGTTCCAGAAGAATTCTTTAAAGTAATGTCTATATATAACGCTAGAAATTTAATAGCTAGCATACCCTGGTCCTTAAACTTTGGTGCGGAGGATTTAAGAACTGCTGTTGAAAATGCTAAGCTGGTTTACGATGCTTATGATGGCTTCACAAGTTGCATACCAGATTGGTATAGACGGGCTAAATAA
- a CDS encoding HD domain-containing protein, translating into MFREKLLKDIEFIIELDKMKSIYRKTNVIGEDRQEDDAQHSWHISMMAVILAEYTNEEIDLLKVIKMLLTHDLVEIYAGDTFCYDKEGNDSKKERELAAAEKLYNLLDRKKADELRALWDEFEAMETPESLFAHSMDRLQPLLTNYKNGGGTWKEYDVSKSDIYQRISPVKKSSDELWCYINYMIEDAFQKGMINRR; encoded by the coding sequence TTGTTTAGAGAGAAACTTCTGAAAGATATAGAATTCATTATTGAATTGGATAAAATGAAGTCTATATACAGAAAAACCAATGTTATTGGAGAAGATAGACAAGAAGATGATGCTCAACATTCTTGGCATATATCCATGATGGCTGTTATATTAGCTGAATATACAAATGAAGAAATTGATTTGTTAAAAGTTATAAAGATGTTATTAACGCATGATTTGGTTGAAATATATGCAGGTGATACATTTTGTTATGATAAAGAAGGTAATGATAGTAAAAAGGAAAGAGAACTTGCTGCAGCTGAGAAATTATATAACTTGTTAGATCGTAAAAAAGCTGATGAATTAAGAGCGCTTTGGGATGAATTTGAAGCAATGGAAACACCAGAATCCCTATTTGCTCATTCGATGGATAGACTTCAACCATTGCTAACTAACTATAAGAATGGTGGAGGAACATGGAAGGAATATGATGTATCAAAATCAGATATATATCAGAGAATATCTCCTGTAAAGAAATCATCAGATGAATTATGGTGCTATATTAATTACATGATTGAAGATGCATTTCAAAAAGGTATGATCAATAGAAGATAA
- a CDS encoding sigma 54-interacting transcriptional regulator encodes MDIKLIGEIIYNYKPYSIIIDRQGVILWFSKKMETLLNIEEGNNIDSLLSIKYKDLFSHKNIKITIGKYDYNISRLFLKHQELIVLTFDIIGDYNEAETKSLCLGKIIENLYDGVLLSDKEGRVVIYNRAMEELEKHDAKEMLGKYIWDAYGYSDVNKSEHMQVFNSGIPIINKYKAHAYNNGKPVYKSYSTFPIQVDGDIIGVYSISKDETKLQNLLAETVELRRQYSKDTDNDNKIYKNGTRFNFSDIIGSSESMTKLIKEAEAISWLDNSVLLVGDTGTGKEVFAQSIHNFGKRKTEPFIGINCSAIPENLLESILFGSVKGAYTGAVDSSGLFEEAGQGTLFLDELNSMPINMQTKLLRVLQEKSVRRVGGKENYPIKCRIISAMNEDPYVLIEEGKLRQDLFYRIAGYNLYIPPLKDRDNDLFELAEYYISKNNLAMNKNVISISDELRNMMINYGWPGNIRELEHFIENIMVRTNEFDRYLRVENIPSYILDVMDSNDVGNIKNCNTNQPLQEVLDNMEHKLIIQALDNNKWNVTKSADELGVTRQSLIYRMKKLNIVRD; translated from the coding sequence ATGGATATTAAATTAATCGGAGAAATAATTTATAATTATAAACCTTATTCTATAATAATTGATAGGCAAGGAGTTATTTTGTGGTTTAGTAAGAAGATGGAAACATTATTAAATATTGAAGAAGGGAATAATATAGATTCACTTCTCAGTATAAAATATAAAGACCTCTTTTCGCATAAAAACATAAAAATTACTATAGGTAAATACGATTATAATATATCTAGGTTATTTCTTAAGCATCAGGAATTAATAGTCCTTACATTTGACATAATAGGTGACTACAACGAAGCAGAGACAAAATCCCTATGTTTAGGGAAAATCATAGAAAATCTATATGATGGTGTTTTGTTAAGTGACAAAGAAGGCAGAGTCGTAATTTACAATAGAGCAATGGAAGAATTGGAAAAACATGATGCAAAAGAAATGTTAGGAAAGTATATATGGGATGCATATGGGTATAGCGATGTGAATAAGTCAGAGCATATGCAGGTATTCAATAGTGGGATTCCTATTATAAATAAGTACAAAGCTCATGCGTATAATAATGGTAAACCAGTTTATAAGTCATATAGTACATTTCCAATACAAGTAGATGGCGATATAATTGGTGTATATTCAATAAGCAAAGATGAGACAAAACTACAAAATTTGTTAGCTGAAACTGTTGAATTAAGAAGACAATATAGCAAGGACACAGATAATGATAATAAGATATATAAGAATGGGACAAGATTTAATTTTTCTGACATTATAGGCTCTAGTGAAAGTATGACTAAACTAATAAAAGAAGCAGAAGCAATATCATGGTTAGATAATAGTGTATTATTAGTTGGTGATACTGGAACTGGAAAAGAGGTATTTGCTCAAAGTATTCATAATTTTGGTAAGAGAAAAACCGAACCTTTTATAGGTATTAACTGTTCAGCAATTCCTGAAAATCTACTTGAAAGCATTTTATTTGGTTCTGTTAAAGGTGCATATACAGGTGCTGTTGATTCCTCTGGACTTTTTGAAGAAGCAGGGCAAGGAACTCTGTTTTTAGATGAACTAAATTCAATGCCAATAAACATGCAGACTAAATTGCTCAGAGTCCTACAAGAAAAGAGTGTAAGAAGAGTTGGAGGTAAAGAAAACTATCCAATAAAATGTAGAATTATCAGCGCTATGAATGAAGATCCTTATGTATTAATAGAAGAAGGTAAATTGAGGCAAGACTTGTTTTATAGAATAGCAGGATATAATCTTTATATTCCTCCATTAAAGGATAGGGATAATGATCTTTTTGAATTAGCTGAATACTATATATCAAAGAATAACCTTGCAATGAATAAAAATGTTATTAGTATTTCTGATGAACTAAGGAATATGATGATAAACTATGGATGGCCAGGTAACATAAGAGAGCTTGAGCATTTTATTGAAAATATAATGGTTAGAACTAATGAATTTGATAGATATCTCAGGGTTGAGAATATACCTAGTTATATTCTAGATGTTATGGATTCAAATGATGTAGGAAATATAAAAAATTGTAATACTAATCAGCCTTTACAGGAAGTGCTTGATAATATGGAGCATAAACTTATTATTCAGGCATTAGATAACAACAAATGGAATGTGACAAAATCTGCCGATGAATTAGGTGTTACAAGACAGAGTTTAATATACAGAATGAAAAAATTAAATATTGTGAGAGATTAA
- the ftcD gene encoding glutamate formimidoyltransferase, translated as MAKLIQCVPNFSEGRNQAILDEILDEIRSVDGVKLLDYSMDKDHNRSVVTFIGSPEGVIDAAFKATKKASEIIDMTTHHGEHPRMGATDVIPLIPISEVSMDDCVEYSKELGARIGNELGISVLLYEKSASALHRENLADVRKGQYEGMKDKLKMDEWKPDYGPTELNEKAGVTAVGARMPLVAYNINLDTNNLDIAKKIAKAIRAKTGGFTYCKALGIEITERNIVQVSINMIDYTKTPLFRVFDTVEREARRYGVNVIGSEIIGLVPMDALIDSADYYLRLEGFDKSQILEKRMAE; from the coding sequence GTGGCTAAATTAATTCAATGTGTACCTAATTTCAGTGAAGGACGAAATCAGGCGATACTAGATGAAATACTAGATGAAATAAGAAGTGTAGATGGAGTTAAACTTTTAGATTATTCTATGGATAAGGACCACAATAGAAGTGTTGTTACTTTTATAGGAAGTCCAGAAGGTGTTATAGATGCTGCGTTTAAGGCAACTAAGAAAGCTTCAGAAATAATAGATATGACTACACATCATGGAGAACATCCGAGGATGGGCGCTACAGATGTTATACCTCTAATTCCTATTTCAGAGGTTAGTATGGACGATTGTGTAGAGTATTCAAAAGAATTGGGAGCAAGAATTGGAAATGAATTAGGTATTTCCGTATTACTTTATGAGAAATCTGCAAGTGCTCTACATAGAGAAAATTTAGCAGATGTTAGAAAAGGTCAATATGAAGGAATGAAAGATAAGCTAAAGATGGATGAATGGAAACCAGATTATGGTCCAACAGAGTTAAATGAAAAAGCTGGTGTTACTGCTGTAGGTGCTAGAATGCCATTAGTAGCTTATAATATCAATCTTGATACAAACAACTTGGATATTGCGAAGAAGATCGCTAAAGCTATAAGAGCTAAAACAGGTGGTTTCACCTATTGTAAAGCTTTAGGCATTGAGATAACAGAAAGGAATATCGTTCAAGTTTCAATTAACATGATAGATTATACAAAGACTCCACTATTTAGAGTATTCGATACAGTAGAAAGAGAAGCTAGAAGATATGGAGTTAATGTTATAGGTAGTGAAATTATAGGTTTAGTTCCTATGGATGCATTAATTGATTCAGCAGATTATTATTTAAGACTTGAGGGCTTTGATAAGAGTCAGATTTTAGAAAAGAGAATGGCTGAATAG
- the hutI gene encoding imidazolonepropionase: MKATLVIEKIQNLITIKGENKARAGAQQREIGLINNGVIAVKDDRIIYVGQGSLPNEIEVDENTVILNGEGKTVTPGLIDPHTHLVHGGSREHELSMKLEGKGYLEILAAGGGIHSTAKATANATFEELYKKAEKSLNTMLSYGVTTVEAKSGYGIGSFETELKQIEVANKLNENHPVDLVSTFMGAHAVPEEYKNNSDLFVDKLINEMIPEISEKKLAKFCDVFCEEGVFSVEQSRRILNAAKEQGLIPKVHADEIVSLGGAELAAEVGCISAEHLIGASDQGIIDMAQKGVIAVLLPGTSFNLQKGTAAPARKMIQENVPVAISTDYNPGSCPSENLQLMMTLASLTLKMIPEEVIVGVTINAAASLGIEEEVGSLEVGKKADISIFDAPNLDYMIYHFGINHTDSVIKNGKVVFKKN; the protein is encoded by the coding sequence ATGAAAGCCACACTGGTAATAGAGAAGATACAGAACTTAATTACAATTAAAGGTGAAAACAAGGCTAGAGCTGGTGCACAACAAAGAGAGATTGGCTTAATAAATAATGGAGTAATTGCAGTTAAGGACGATAGAATTATTTATGTGGGCCAGGGAAGTCTACCAAATGAAATAGAAGTTGATGAAAATACAGTTATATTAAACGGTGAAGGAAAAACTGTTACTCCCGGACTTATAGATCCGCATACACATTTAGTCCATGGAGGAAGTAGAGAGCATGAACTCTCTATGAAGCTGGAAGGAAAGGGTTATCTTGAAATATTAGCAGCAGGTGGTGGTATTCATTCTACCGCAAAAGCAACTGCTAATGCAACTTTTGAAGAATTATATAAGAAAGCTGAAAAAAGCTTAAATACAATGCTTAGCTATGGGGTAACAACTGTAGAAGCTAAGTCAGGTTATGGGATTGGAAGCTTTGAAACTGAATTAAAACAAATAGAAGTAGCAAATAAATTAAATGAAAATCATCCGGTTGATTTAGTTTCAACATTTATGGGAGCACATGCGGTCCCAGAAGAATACAAGAACAATTCTGACCTGTTTGTTGATAAATTAATTAATGAGATGATTCCTGAAATATCAGAAAAGAAACTTGCTAAATTCTGTGACGTATTCTGTGAAGAGGGAGTATTCTCTGTTGAACAATCTCGAAGAATATTAAATGCTGCAAAAGAACAAGGATTGATACCAAAGGTTCATGCAGACGAAATAGTATCACTTGGTGGAGCTGAACTGGCTGCAGAGGTGGGATGTATTTCAGCAGAGCATTTAATAGGAGCTAGCGACCAAGGAATAATAGATATGGCACAAAAAGGTGTTATTGCAGTATTGCTACCTGGAACAAGCTTTAACCTTCAAAAGGGGACTGCCGCTCCTGCTAGAAAAATGATTCAGGAAAATGTACCGGTGGCTATCTCAACAGACTACAATCCTGGTAGTTGTCCTAGCGAGAATCTACAACTTATGATGACTCTAGCTTCTTTAACATTGAAAATGATACCAGAAGAAGTCATAGTTGGAGTAACTATCAATGCTGCAGCATCTCTAGGCATTGAAGAAGAGGTGGGCTCTTTAGAAGTAGGTAAGAAAGCAGATATTTCAATATTTGATGCACCTAATTTAGATTATATGATTTATCACTTTGGAATTAATCATACTGATTCAGTTATAAAAAATGGTAAAGTAGTTTTTAAAAAGAACTAA
- a CDS encoding urocanate hydratase: protein MWTNKKIGEAMEIKLDNYLPHYPEFEKGIRRAPKREFTLTKSETEIALKNALRYIPEELHEELAPEFLDELLTRGRIYGYRFRPNRLIYGKSIDEYKGKCIEGKAFQVMIDNNLSFDVALYPYELVTYGETGQVFQNWMQYQLTMKYLEELTDEQTLVLESGHPLGLFKSSKQSPRVIITNALMIGAFDNQEQWIKAQAMGVANYGQMTAGGWMYIGPQGIVHGTFNTILNAGRMKLGIPEDKDLKGHMFVSSGLGGMSGAQGKAAKIAGGVGIIAEVDISRIHTRLEQGWIDENYEDLGQLFEAAKKYMDEGKATALSYHGNIIDLLEYAVDNNIHIELLSDQTSCHAAYDGGYCPQGLTFDERTKMLFEDKHKFIEEVNKSLKHHYELIKILVERGTYFFDYGNSFLKAVYDTGVKEISKNGIDDTQGFIFPSYVEDIMGPMLFDFGYGPFRWVCLSGKHEDLIKTDKAAMECIDPNRRGQDRDNYNWIRDAEENQLVVGTEARILYQDALGRTKIALKFNEMVRNGEVGPIMLGRDHHDVSGTDSPFRETSNIKDGSSVMADMATQCFAGNAARGMSLIALHNGGGVGIGKSINGGFGMVLDGSERVDTILSTAMPWDVMGGVARRAWARNDNSIETCLEYNEMFKDTDHITIPYVANEDLVKRLVEENY, encoded by the coding sequence ATGTGGACAAATAAAAAAATTGGAGAGGCGATGGAAATTAAGTTAGATAACTATCTACCTCATTATCCGGAATTCGAAAAAGGTATTAGAAGGGCGCCAAAAAGAGAATTTACATTAACTAAAAGTGAAACAGAAATAGCATTAAAAAATGCTTTAAGGTATATTCCAGAAGAATTACATGAAGAATTAGCGCCAGAATTTCTAGATGAATTACTAACAAGAGGTAGAATTTATGGTTATAGATTCAGACCAAATAGACTAATTTATGGTAAATCAATAGATGAATATAAGGGCAAATGTATTGAAGGTAAAGCATTCCAGGTAATGATTGATAACAACCTTTCATTTGATGTAGCATTATATCCATATGAGTTAGTTACCTATGGTGAAACAGGTCAGGTATTCCAAAACTGGATGCAATATCAACTTACAATGAAGTATTTAGAGGAATTAACTGATGAACAAACTCTAGTATTAGAATCAGGACATCCATTAGGATTATTTAAATCGAGTAAGCAAAGCCCTAGAGTAATTATTACAAATGCATTGATGATAGGAGCATTTGATAATCAAGAACAATGGATAAAGGCTCAAGCTATGGGAGTTGCAAACTATGGTCAAATGACTGCTGGTGGATGGATGTATATAGGACCTCAAGGTATTGTTCATGGAACATTTAATACTATATTAAATGCAGGTAGAATGAAACTTGGCATTCCTGAAGATAAGGATTTAAAGGGACATATGTTTGTTAGTTCAGGACTTGGTGGAATGAGTGGTGCTCAAGGTAAAGCAGCTAAGATTGCTGGTGGAGTAGGCATTATAGCTGAAGTAGACATTTCAAGAATTCATACAAGACTTGAACAAGGTTGGATAGATGAGAATTACGAAGATTTAGGACAATTATTTGAAGCAGCTAAGAAGTATATGGATGAAGGTAAGGCAACTGCACTTTCATATCATGGAAACATCATAGACTTGTTAGAGTATGCAGTAGATAATAATATCCATATAGAACTATTATCAGACCAAACATCGTGCCATGCCGCATATGATGGTGGATATTGTCCACAAGGTTTAACTTTCGATGAAAGAACTAAGATGCTTTTTGAAGACAAACATAAATTTATAGAAGAGGTTAACAAATCCTTAAAACATCACTATGAATTAATCAAAATTTTAGTTGAAAGAGGAACATACTTCTTTGATTATGGTAATAGTTTCTTAAAAGCAGTTTATGATACAGGAGTAAAAGAAATATCTAAAAATGGTATCGATGATACACAAGGATTTATTTTCCCTTCATATGTTGAGGATATAATGGGACCAATGTTATTTGACTTCGGTTATGGACCATTTAGATGGGTATGCCTAAGTGGAAAACACGAAGACTTAATAAAAACTGATAAGGCAGCTATGGAATGTATAGATCCTAATAGAAGAGGTCAAGACAGAGACAACTATAACTGGATAAGAGATGCTGAAGAAAATCAACTTGTAGTAGGTACTGAGGCTAGAATTCTTTATCAAGATGCATTAGGAAGAACTAAAATAGCTCTTAAATTTAATGAAATGGTTAGAAATGGTGAAGTAGGACCTATTATGTTAGGTAGAGACCACCACGATGTATCAGGTACAGACTCACCATTTAGAGAAACTTCTAATATTAAAGATGGTAGTAGCGTAATGGCAGATATGGCAACTCAATGTTTTGCAGGTAATGCAGCTAGAGGAATGAGTTTAATAGCACTTCACAATGGTGGTGGAGTTGGTATAGGTAAATCTATAAATGGTGGATTTGGTATGGTTCTAGATGGCTCTGAAAGAGTAGATACAATATTAAGCACTGCAATGCCATGGGATGTAATGGGAGGAGTAGCTAGACGTGCTTGGGCTAGAAATGACAATTCAATTGAGACTTGTCTAGAGTACAATGAAATGTTTAAAGATACTGACCATATTACAATTCCTTATGTAGCAAATGAAGATTTAGTTAAGAGATTGGTTGAAGAAAACTATTAA